In Nonlabens agnitus, the DNA window TCCAGCAGCAGCCATCGTTCCTTACATGGGCGGTGACCAGCGTTATATCGCACCTATTATGACCAAAGGTTTGAACACATATCAGTTTGGTTCTAACGCTTATGCGAAACCTGCTACAGGTCTAAACATCTTGCGTGAAACGATCATGGGTAGAGACTTGTTTGACTACGCCTTCCGTGAGTATTCCAACAGATGGATGTTCAAGCACCCGACGCCAGAGGATTTCTTCCGTACTATGGAAGATGCCAGTGCAGTGGATCTAGACTGGTTCTGGAGAGGTTGGTTCTATTCTACTCAATATACAGATATGGCGATAGGTGGTGTTGATCAATACTACGTTTCCAATGAAGTAAATGCTGAGATGAAAGAATTAGCGGCAGAACGTAACATACCACTTGAGCGATTCAAAGGTTTGGTATTCATGGTCAAAAAAGACTCTGAAGACTATAAGGCCGAAATGAATGGTCAAGATCCTAAAGAAGATGCGGTTGCTTTGAAAGAATACTTGATGGACAACTTCACACCAGAAGAAAGAGCACAGCTTAAAAACCCTAAGTACTTCTACCAAATCACTGTTGACAAACCAGGTGGATTGGTAATGCCTATTATTTTAGAATACACCTATGCTGATGGTTCTACTGAAAAAGTAACGCACCCAGCAGAAATTTGGAGATACAATGATAAGCAGGTAACCTTGTCTAAAGGTTCTGCTAAGGAGATCACTAAAATCGTTATCGATCCAGATCTTGAAACAGCAGATATCGACGTGTCTAACAACGCATGGCCACAAGAAGCTACAGTAGACAAGTTCGAAGAAATGAAAAACTAAAAATTCTCATGGAATAATTATCAAGCCAGATTCACAATGAATCTGGCTTTTTTATGTTTGTACGTTATGAGAAAACACTTTTTCTATATCGTGGTTAGTTTTCTGGCTTTAAGCTTTGTTGCTTGTGATGATGATATCATTAGTGATGACGAGTTGGTCGAAGTCATTGAGCCTGTAGATGATCTTGTGAGATTGCAGGGCATCACAATAGAGGACGATGCAGCTACCGTGATTCAGGAAATAGAGATTGATTACGATGAAGATTCATTGATCAGGCAGATCACGTTCTCAGGCATGGAAAACGCCTTATATACGATGACTTATGCGATTAATGATCGGTTGATAGCCTTTGAGAAAGTGCATAATGGTCAAACGACTAGCAACACGCTGAATTATAATAATAACCTCATCACCTTGACTACAACATTTCCAGATGCTACCGTACAGCAAAAGGAATTAAGTATTGACTTTCAAAACAGGATCAACTTCGTTAGAACCTTTGATAGTGCCACTAACGGCTCAAGAACTGCCACTGATCAAACCCAATACGTGTACTCGCAAAACTTCAATGTGGAGCGTATCAACGATCTGAGACCAACGGGAAACTCTATTGAATCCACTACAGAGCTTACTTATCTATTCAACAACAATCCGTTTAGGGATATGAACGATGTGATAAGGTTTTTGATTTTCGAAGAGTTCGTTCCTTATACCAGGTATTTACCGGCAACGCTGGAAGAGCGATTCAATTCCAACGGTCCACCTGTAGATGGCAGGTTTGTGTCTTACGATTACACCTTGCAGGAAGACGATTTTCCCAGTTCTAGAACCGTATCGTCCACTACGGCAACCGGTACTCAAACCACGGTAGAGACTTTTATCTACATGCCTTAATTAACGCTTTTGAATATCTAAGATCTTGCTGGGATCGTATATTTGCATCATGGTTTCATTGCCCCTTTTTATAAGTATGCCAGAAATGATGATCGTAGGATTGGTCATTATTTTGGTATTTGGTTCTGATAAGCTACCCGAAATTGTTCGAGGTATCGCAAAGGCTATGAATACCGTGCGTAATGCCACTGACGATATCAAAAATGAGATCACCAAATCTGCCGATGAGCACGGTTTCTCAAAAGATATCAAGGAAATCACCAAACAAATTGAGCAAGTCAAGGATCAGATTGAAGATTCTGGATCCATCAAACGCAAGTTCTAATGTGGGAAGAACTCGTCCAGTTAGATCGTGATATATTCAGTTTTATCAATGGTCTTTGGATAGGTAGATTTACCGACTTTTGGCTGTTTGTTACCCAGATAGAACACTGGATACCGCTTTACCTTTTCTTCTTTTATTTACTCTACAAATCCATGTCTTGGCGCAAAGGATTGGCCAGCATCGGCATGGTGTTGACCACTGCTGTTTTTACCTTGTGGTGTACCAATTTTGTCAAGAATAATGTGGAGCGCCTGCGACCCAACAATGAACCCATGTTGATGGACAGCATCAACATTCTACAAAAGCCAGAAAACTTTAGTTTCTGGTCCGGACATAGTGCCGTGAGTTTTGCAGCCACAACGATTGTGGTGCTATTGCTGCAGCATTATAAGCCCAGCAAGTGGTATTATCTTTTTTATATCTGGCCCATCACTTTTGCGCTTTCCAGAATATTTGTGGGCGTGCATTACCCGGCAGATGTCACCGTGGGAATGATCGTCGGGCTTCTCACCGGCTATGCTTTTTACAAGCTGACGCTGTTTCTCTTTGAGGTGCTAGAGAACACGAGAAAGCGTTAAACCATCACGTACGGACAGGAGCACCGTTTGTAACCTAGGGTCTTCCTTGAGCAGTCTATTATATTCCAGCAGTACCGGTGTTGAGGTATCCTTAGGCTGTACCTCTTCCACCACTTTTCCATGCCATAGCACATTGTCAGAAATGATCAAGGATCCAGAGCTCACCTTTTCCATCACCTGATGTAAGTAGGTGACATAGTTGGGTTTGTCGGCATCAATAAAGACCAAGTCAAAAGTTCCCTTAAGCTGCGGGATGATTTGGGTGGCATCGCCTATTTTTTGATGCACCGTGATTTTAGGGTTTATGCTTTCGCGAAAGCGAGAAAAATACCTGCCTGCAAAATCCTCTAATTCTTCATTGATATCGATGGTCACCAATTCACTGCCAGACGGCATGCCTTCCATCAAACATATCGCCGAATAACCAGTGAACGTACCTATTTCCAAAACACGTTTAGGAGCGCGTAAATGCGAGATCATGCTCAACACGCGACCTTGATAAGCGCCAGACAACATGATGGGTTGCAGCACTTTTAAATGCGTTTCCCGAGTCAGATCCTTTAGAATCTGCGGCTCATCTTGTGAATGGTTGACGATATAGTCGTCTAGATCTTTAGGTAAAAAAAACATTTTTACAAGTTACAATGGTACTTACTTTATATTATAGTAAAAATGGCATCTTTTCAGCACACTAACTTACGGGACAGACCTAGGACCGCTTCGCTGTTGGAATATGGAGTATAGATGTAGCCTTACTACTCACGTCTATGTTCTATAATCTATATTCCATTTTCCTGTCAAGAGGGTTTGAAATCTAACCCAAAATCCCTTTCTGCTTTTCATAAAAAGCATCGGCTTGTTTTTGCATGAGCTGGCGTGCGGTTTTCTTTTTGTAGTTGTACAATTCTTCCTCATCGGCTATGTCGGCATAGACGCGATTGTTCAGGTCGCGGTCGGTTTGAACCATGACGGTTTGCTGCTGTTTTTGCTGGGTGACCCATGATTTGACCAGTTCTTCACGCTCTGCCAGTTTGAAGTCGTACTCACCTTTAGGAGCGAGTAGTTTTGCAATAATGGGCGAGGTCTCGATGGCTAGAAATAGCAGGAAAATAAAGAACGAAATCAAAAACGGTAATTTGTTCAATGCACTGATGCGTGCCATAAGTCCATCAAAGTTATCGATGATGGGTTGGGTAGCGAGCAACTGTGCTGCTTCACGTTCCTGGACTTCGGCGAGCTGGGTTTCCAGCGCTAGGATCTTTTCTGCATTGACGGGTTTCAGTGCCTGTAATTCGGCTAGGGCTGCGTCGTGTTTGTCGCGCTTCTCTTTGTAGACTGGTCCTTTCCCTAGGCGGTTGGTTCCTGCGGTACCTTCGGCCTCTGCGATGTAGGTGGCATAGAGCGCATCGACTTCGGCCTCTTTGTTGGTGACCTCGTCTTTTAAATCTTGTATCGCTTTCGCGAAAGCGGACTCTTCAGCAGCAAACAGTAATCCAACTTGCTCCTGATTCTCGAGGGTCATCTCGTTCTTTTCGGCAAGGAGCACGCGGTCGATTTCCTTTTCAAACATTTTAAGTTCTAGAGGTTTTGAAATCACTACGGCAATGATGATGGCCAGCAAAATACGTGGCGTCGCCTGCCAGATCTCGTTGATTTTCTTGTCGCTTTTCTTGAGTGTGGAAACGATATAACGATCCAGGTTAAAAATCAACAATCCCCAAACCAGGCCAAAAGCCGTAGCGACCAGATAGCTGTCAAAAACGGTAAAAAGCGCGTAAGCCGAGGCAAAAAAGGCCATGAGCGCGGTAAAGAAAACGGTGGCGCCTATACCGGCGTATTTGTTGCGCTCTCCAGCGCTACACTTATCCAGCAGATCTGCATCTGCACCGCTACAAAAAATGAAAAATGATTGCATGAAAACATTAAGTTAGGAGGTTATAACGCTCTAGGCGGTAAAATGTTACATGGATGATTTGAAATTATAGCATAATCACATCAAAAATGAAAAGCCACAAATCCATAATATTTGTGGCTTTTAAATATATAGCGTGATAGCGGTTAGAGTCTTATTTGTTAAATACTATGTTTTCAATATCGTTTATCTAATCTCTGTTTTATTTCTAAAGGCATTTTCAAATCCTTTTTTCGTATAAAGATTTACCTGGAAAGGTTGTGGATATTTTTGGGACTGAGCATTTTTATAAACTTTGCTTACATGATAGTGAGTAATGTCGCTAAGCTGATATTTTCCAGCTTTCAAATCAGTAATTACTTTTCCATCTATCCAAACCGCATAGTTTTTAGAATTCTTCCAGGATTCAAACTGTTGATCGTTAGGTTTAATTGGCTGTACTTCGCTTAAATCAATAGAGGGAAGCATCGGTAATTTCTCAACGGTGTTCTTTTGTTTTGGGGACATCTTTACATAAATATTTCGCATTCTTTCCAAATCAGAATTTTTCCAAATGCGGCTGTCACCTCTATAAGACTGCTGCATAAGCTTCTTATATTCTTGCATCATTTCCTTTGTTGCAAAAGTTGAATCCTGGCCTTGATTTATATTTGAAGCGTATAAAGTATTTATATCTCCATTTGAAACTGAATAGATTGATGTACTCAAAGATTGGCTCAGTGATTGTTCTTTATTAGAACTATTTGAACGTTGATTCTTATTCTTTTCTATACTTAGAACTTTTGGCGCTGGTGGCGTTGGCGGTAGAGGTGGCGCAATCTCACCCGCTTTATTACCATCAATTCCTAAATACGGCCATGGCTCGGCATTTGCTCGTTGCTCTTCGTTCATGGTATTCCAGATGGTTTGCATGTGTGTTGTTTCATCTTTGAAATAAATGGAGTGACCTTTTTGTTCAATCATGGCTGCGTGTTTTTTTGCGAGGCGATTGTATTCTGTGATGTCCTCTACAGTTATGTTTGGTAAAACTTCGACAATCTCAACTTCTTCAATCTCTTCACTGATCTCGTCAACTTCTACAATCTCGTAACCTCGTTCTTGAAAGTTTTGTACAGTACCATCGTTATCATAAATAACAATACGATCGTTTTCTCTTTTAAAGATAAACTTCGCTCTATCAATCAAGGCTATTCCGCTTTCTTGACCAGCAATTATGAATATTTTATTTTTTTTATCAACTAGATTGACCTCAGGCTCCTCAACAATCTCAATTAGCTCTGGTTCTGTTACGATTTCTTCCTGCCCGCAACTAATGATGAGCAATGCAAGAACTGGAATAAGAGCAAGACTTCTTAAGAGTCCGCTGGCGGTGGTGGTGTGTGTTTTCATAATGGTAAATCTTTTTTTGATGATGGGAAAGTTAAAAGTGTTGGCTAGCGCTTGATGTTGACTGCTGGAAGAATAGGCGAGTAATGTTTCTTGATATGCTTTTGTGGGTACGCCACTGGAAAGCACCGCTTGATCTGCGAGGAATTCATGATTCAGTTTCATGGAATATTTGACCAGATACAACAACGGGTTGAACCAAAACAAAACAATAAGAAGTTCAATAAATAAGATATCGACGCTGTGTCTTTGATCCAGATGTGCCTTTTCATGTTGCAATACGGCATCTGGAATATCGCCTGCGTGGTAATCCTTCTTTG includes these proteins:
- a CDS encoding Sec-independent protein translocase subunit TatA/TatB, which encodes MVSLPLFISMPEMMIVGLVIILVFGSDKLPEIVRGIAKAMNTVRNATDDIKNEITKSADEHGFSKDIKEITKQIEQVKDQIEDSGSIKRKF
- a CDS encoding phosphatase PAP2 family protein; its protein translation is MWEELVQLDRDIFSFINGLWIGRFTDFWLFVTQIEHWIPLYLFFFYLLYKSMSWRKGLASIGMVLTTAVFTLWCTNFVKNNVERLRPNNEPMLMDSINILQKPENFSFWSGHSAVSFAATTIVVLLLQHYKPSKWYYLFYIWPITFALSRIFVGVHYPADVTVGMIVGLLTGYAFYKLTLFLFEVLENTRKR
- a CDS encoding O-methyltransferase: MFFLPKDLDDYIVNHSQDEPQILKDLTRETHLKVLQPIMLSGAYQGRVLSMISHLRAPKRVLEIGTFTGYSAICLMEGMPSGSELVTIDINEELEDFAGRYFSRFRESINPKITVHQKIGDATQIIPQLKGTFDLVFIDADKPNYVTYLHQVMEKVSSGSLIISDNVLWHGKVVEEVQPKDTSTPVLLEYNRLLKEDPRLQTVLLSVRDGLTLSRVL
- a CDS encoding DUF4407 domain-containing protein → MQSFFIFCSGADADLLDKCSAGERNKYAGIGATVFFTALMAFFASAYALFTVFDSYLVATAFGLVWGLLIFNLDRYIVSTLKKSDKKINEIWQATPRILLAIIIAVVISKPLELKMFEKEIDRVLLAEKNEMTLENQEQVGLLFAAEESAFAKAIQDLKDEVTNKEAEVDALYATYIAEAEGTAGTNRLGKGPVYKEKRDKHDAALAELQALKPVNAEKILALETQLAEVQEREAAQLLATQPIIDNFDGLMARISALNKLPFLISFFIFLLFLAIETSPIIAKLLAPKGEYDFKLAEREELVKSWVTQQKQQQTVMVQTDRDLNNRVYADIADEEELYNYKKKTARQLMQKQADAFYEKQKGILG
- a CDS encoding M56 family metallopeptidase encodes the protein MEHFLINSSVCLFSLWLVYKLLLENTSWHQFKRFYFLAAIIISAIVPFVVVRTVVVPLNYGPAPDFTTVELNPDTVVDTGFTLDWSWILWGAYLMGVLIMGYRFMRNLYDLRIKTADEVTTYATYKLILRELVQVPHSFFSSIYASKKDYHAGDIPDAVLQHEKAHLDQRHSVDILFIELLIVLFWFNPLLYLVKYSMKLNHEFLADQAVLSSGVPTKAYQETLLAYSSSSQHQALANTFNFPIIKKRFTIMKTHTTTASGLLRSLALIPVLALLIISCGQEEIVTEPELIEIVEEPEVNLVDKKNKIFIIAGQESGIALIDRAKFIFKRENDRIVIYDNDGTVQNFQERGYEIVEVDEISEEIEEVEIVEVLPNITVEDITEYNRLAKKHAAMIEQKGHSIYFKDETTHMQTIWNTMNEEQRANAEPWPYLGIDGNKAGEIAPPLPPTPPAPKVLSIEKNKNQRSNSSNKEQSLSQSLSTSIYSVSNGDINTLYASNINQGQDSTFATKEMMQEYKKLMQQSYRGDSRIWKNSDLERMRNIYVKMSPKQKNTVEKLPMLPSIDLSEVQPIKPNDQQFESWKNSKNYAVWIDGKVITDLKAGKYQLSDITHYHVSKVYKNAQSQKYPQPFQVNLYTKKGFENAFRNKTEIR